In Camelus bactrianus isolate YW-2024 breed Bactrian camel chromosome 34, ASM4877302v1, whole genome shotgun sequence, one genomic interval encodes:
- the GPR19 gene encoding putative G-protein coupled receptor 19 — protein sequence MNMVFAHRMDNSKLPLVIPTLLVPLQNHSGTETVTPLLSHDLTELPEEHGWMSNRTGLQYGPKLGEVAAASIFFGALWLFSVFGNSLVCLVIHRSRRTQSTTNYFVVSLACADLLVSVASTPFVLLQFTTGRWTLGSALCKAVRYFQYLTPGVQIYVLLSICIDRFYTIVYPLSFKVSREKAKKMIAASWIFDAAFVTPVFFFYGSDWDNHCNYFLPSSWEGTAYTVIHFLASFVIPSVLIILFYQKVIKYIWRIGTDGRTVRRTMNIVPRTKVKTIKMFLILNLLFLLSWLPFHVAQLWHPHEQDQKKSSLVFTAITWISFSSSASKPALYSIYNANFRRGMKETFCMSSMKCYRSNAYTITTSSRMAKKNYVGISEIPPMAKTITKDSIYDSFDREAKEKKLAWPINSNPPNTFV from the coding sequence atgaacatGGTTTTTGCTCACAGAATGGATAACAGCAAGCTGCCTTTGGTTATTCCTACACTTCTGGTGCCCCTCCAAAACCACAGCGGCACGGAAACGGTCACCCCTCTGCTGAGCCATGACCTGACGGAACTTCCCGAGGAGCACGGCTGGATGAGCAACAGAACAGGCCTGCAGTATGGACCGAAACTCGGGGAAGTGGCCGCAGCCAGCATTTTCTTTGGAGCCTTGTGGTTGTTTTCTGTCTTTGGCAATTCCCTGGTTTGTTTGGTCATCCATCGGAGTAGGAGGACTCAGTCCACCACCAACTACTTTGTGGTCTCCCTGGCGTGTGCTGACCTCCTCGTCAGCGTGGCCAGCACGCCTTTTGTGCTGCTTCAGTTCACCACCGGCCGGTGGACGCTCGGCAGCGCCCTGTGCAAGGCTGTGCGGTATTTTCAGTATCTCACCCCGGGCGTCCAGATCTATGTCCTCCTCTCCATCTGCATAGACCGGTTCTACACCATCGTCTATCCTCTGAGCTTCAAGGTGTCCAGAGAAAAAGCCAAGAAGATGATTGCAGCATCATGGATCTTTGATGCGGCTTTTGTGACCCCCGTGTTCTTCTTCTACGGCTCCGACTGGGACAATCACTGTAActacttcctcccttcctcttgggAGGGAACTGCCTACACTGTCATCCACTTCTTGGCAAGCTTTGTGATTCCCTCTGTCCTCATAATCTTATTTTACCAGAAGGTCATAAAATACATTTGGAGAATAGGCACTGATGGCCGAACAGTGAGGAGGACAATGAACATTGTCCCAAGGACAAAAGTGAAAACTATCAAGATGTTCCTCATTTTAAATCTATTGTTTTTGCTCTCCTGGCTGCCTTTTCACGTAGCTCAGCTGTGGCACCCCCATGAACAGGACCAGAAGAAAAGTTCCCTTGTTTTCACAGCTATCACATGGATATCCTTTAGTTCCTCAGCCTCTAAGCCTGCTCTCTACTCAATTTATAATGCCAACTTTAGGAGAGGAATGAAAGAGACTTTTTGCATGTCCTCGATGAAATGTTACCGAAGCAATGCCTATACTATCACAACCAGTTCAAGGATGGCCAAAAAAAACTATGTTGGCATCTCAGAAATCCCTCCCATGGCCAAAACTATAACCAAAGACTCCATCTATGATTCATTTGACAGAGAAGCCAAGGAAAAAAAGCTTGCTTGGCCCATTAATTCGAATCCACCAAATACTTTTGTTTAA